A window of the Lepus europaeus isolate LE1 chromosome 5, mLepTim1.pri, whole genome shotgun sequence genome harbors these coding sequences:
- the GPSM2 gene encoding G-protein-signaling modulator 2 isoform X1, with protein MEENLISMREDHSFHVRYRMEASCLELALEGERLCKSGDCRAGVSFFEAAVQVGTEDLKTLSAIYSQLGNAYFYLHDYAKALEYHHHDLTLARTIGDQLGEAKASGNLGNTLKVLGNFDEAIVCCQRHLDISRELNDKVGEARALYNLGNVYHAKGKSFGCPGPQDVGEFPEEVRNALQAAVDFYEENLSLVTALGDRAAQGRAFGNLGNTHYLLGNFRDAVIAHEQRLLIAKEFGDKAAERRAYSNLGNAYIFLGEFETASEYYRKTLLLARQLKDRAVEAQSCYSLGNTYTLLQDYEKAIDYHLKHLAIARELNDRIGEGRACWSLGNAYTALGNHDQAMHFAEKHLEISREVGDRSGELTARLNLSDLQMVLGLSYSTNSSIMSENIEIDNSLHGARPKLGRRHSMENMELMKLTPEKVQNWNSEILAKQKPLIAKPSAKLLFVNRLKGKKYKTHSSTKVLQDASNSIDHRAPNCQRKISAETVGDEGFFDLLSRFQSNRMDDQRCCLQDKNCHTSSAAASSTPPRMMQKTPSVSVVSPNTDEFLDLLASSQSRRLDDQRASFSNLPGLRLTQSNTQSVLDHLRTKGSQEPDEDFFDILVKCQGSRLDDQRCAPPPATTKGPTVPDEDFFSLILRSQAKRMDEQRVLLQRDPNRDAEFGLKDLLQSNALLELQNPGK; from the exons AATGGAAGCTTCCTGCCTCGAGCTCGCTTTGGAAGGGGAGCGGCTGTGTAAATCAGGGGACTGCCGTGCTGGTGTGTCATTTTTTGAAGCAGCAGTTCAAGTTGGAACCGAGGACCTAAAAACACTTAGCGCTATTTACAGCCAGCTGGGGAATGCTTATTTCTATTTGCATGATTATGCCAAAGCATTAGAATACCATCATCATGATTTAACTCTTGCAAG gaccATCGGAGACCAGTTGGGTGAAGCTAAAGCTAGTGGAAATCTGGGAAATACCTTAAAGGTCCTTGGGAATTTTGATGAAGCTATAGTTTGTTGTCAACGACATCTAGATATTTCTAGAGAGCTTAATGACAAG GTTGGAGAAGCAAGGGCACTGTACAATCTCGGGAATGTATATCATGCCAAAGGGAAGAGCTTTGGCTGCCCTGGTCCCCAGGATGTCGGGGAATTTCCGGAAGAAGTGAGAAACGCTCTGCAGGCAGCTGTGGATTTTTATGA GGAAAATCTGTCATTGGTAACTGCTTTGGGTGACCGAGCAGCCCAAGGACGAGCCTTTGGAAATCTTGGAAACACACATTACCTCCTGGGCAACTTCAGGGATGCAGTTATAGCTCATGAACAG CGTCTCCTTATTGCAAAAGAGTTTGGAGATAAGGCGGCGGAAAGAAGAGCATATAGCAACCTTGGGAATGCATACATATTTCTCGGTGAATTTGAGACTGCTTCTGAGTACTACAG GAAGACACTGCTGTTGGCTCGACAGCTTAAAGACAGAGCCGTGGAAGCACAGTCTTGTTACAGCCTTGGAAACACATACACTTTACTTCAAGACTATGAGAAAGCCATTGATTATCATCTGAAGCACTTAGCAATTGCTCGAGAGCTAAACGACAG AATTGGTGAAGGAAGAGCATGTTGGAGCTTAGGAAATGCATACACAGCTCTAGGAAATCATGATCAAGCGATGCATTTTGCTGAAAAGCACTTGGAAATTTCAAGAGAG GTTGGGGATAGAAGTGGTGAACTAACAGCACGACTGAACCTCTCAGATCTTCAAATGGTTCTTGGTCTAAGCTACAGCACCAATAGTTCCATAATGTCTGAAAATATTGAAATTGATAACAGCTTGCATG gtgCACGCCCCAAGTTGGGACGCCGACACAGTATGGAAAATATGGAACTTATGAAATTAACACCAGAAAAG gtACAGAACTGGAACAGTGAAATTCTCGCTAAACAAAAACCTCTTATTGCCAAACCGTCTGCAAAGCTACTCTTTGTCAATAGactgaaagggaaaaaatacaaaactcaTTCCTCCACTAAAGTTCTCCAAGATGCCAGTAATTCCATTGACCACCGAGCTCCAAATTGTCAGAGG AAAATCAGTGCGGAGACTGTCGGAGATGAAGGCTTCTTTGACCTCTTAAGCCGATTTCAAAGCAACAGGATGGATGACCAGAGGTGCTGCTTGCAAGACAAGAACTGCCACACATCTTCAGCAGCAGCTTCTTCCACTCCCCCCAGAATGATGCAAAAAA CTCCATCCGTTTCTGTGGTGTCCCCCAACACAGATGAGTTTTTAGACCTTCTCGCCAGCTCACAGAGCCGCCGACTAGATGACCAGAGGGCTAGCTTCAGTAATTTGCCAGGGCTTCGTCTGACACAGAGTAACACCCAGTCAGTTCTCGACCACCTGCGGACTAAAGGCAGCCAGGAACCCGATGAAGACTTCTTTGACATTCTTGTGAAGTGTCAG GGGTCCAGATTAGATGATCAAAGATGCGCACCACCACCTGCCACCACAAAGGGCCCCACGGTACCAGATGAAGACTTTTTCAGCCTTATTTTACGATCTCAGGCGAAAAGAATGGATGAACAGAGAGTTCTCCTACAAAGAGATCCAAACAGAGACGCTGAATTTGGACTAAAGGACCTTTTGCAAAGTAATGCTCTGCTGGAATTACAAAATCCAGGAAAGTAA
- the GPSM2 gene encoding G-protein-signaling modulator 2 isoform X2 yields MEASCLELALEGERLCKSGDCRAGVSFFEAAVQVGTEDLKTLSAIYSQLGNAYFYLHDYAKALEYHHHDLTLARTIGDQLGEAKASGNLGNTLKVLGNFDEAIVCCQRHLDISRELNDKVGEARALYNLGNVYHAKGKSFGCPGPQDVGEFPEEVRNALQAAVDFYEENLSLVTALGDRAAQGRAFGNLGNTHYLLGNFRDAVIAHEQRLLIAKEFGDKAAERRAYSNLGNAYIFLGEFETASEYYRKTLLLARQLKDRAVEAQSCYSLGNTYTLLQDYEKAIDYHLKHLAIARELNDRIGEGRACWSLGNAYTALGNHDQAMHFAEKHLEISREVGDRSGELTARLNLSDLQMVLGLSYSTNSSIMSENIEIDNSLHGARPKLGRRHSMENMELMKLTPEKVQNWNSEILAKQKPLIAKPSAKLLFVNRLKGKKYKTHSSTKVLQDASNSIDHRAPNCQRKISAETVGDEGFFDLLSRFQSNRMDDQRCCLQDKNCHTSSAAASSTPPRMMQKTPSVSVVSPNTDEFLDLLASSQSRRLDDQRASFSNLPGLRLTQSNTQSVLDHLRTKGSQEPDEDFFDILVKCQGSRLDDQRCAPPPATTKGPTVPDEDFFSLILRSQAKRMDEQRVLLQRDPNRDAEFGLKDLLQSNALLELQNPGK; encoded by the exons ATGGAAGCTTCCTGCCTCGAGCTCGCTTTGGAAGGGGAGCGGCTGTGTAAATCAGGGGACTGCCGTGCTGGTGTGTCATTTTTTGAAGCAGCAGTTCAAGTTGGAACCGAGGACCTAAAAACACTTAGCGCTATTTACAGCCAGCTGGGGAATGCTTATTTCTATTTGCATGATTATGCCAAAGCATTAGAATACCATCATCATGATTTAACTCTTGCAAG gaccATCGGAGACCAGTTGGGTGAAGCTAAAGCTAGTGGAAATCTGGGAAATACCTTAAAGGTCCTTGGGAATTTTGATGAAGCTATAGTTTGTTGTCAACGACATCTAGATATTTCTAGAGAGCTTAATGACAAG GTTGGAGAAGCAAGGGCACTGTACAATCTCGGGAATGTATATCATGCCAAAGGGAAGAGCTTTGGCTGCCCTGGTCCCCAGGATGTCGGGGAATTTCCGGAAGAAGTGAGAAACGCTCTGCAGGCAGCTGTGGATTTTTATGA GGAAAATCTGTCATTGGTAACTGCTTTGGGTGACCGAGCAGCCCAAGGACGAGCCTTTGGAAATCTTGGAAACACACATTACCTCCTGGGCAACTTCAGGGATGCAGTTATAGCTCATGAACAG CGTCTCCTTATTGCAAAAGAGTTTGGAGATAAGGCGGCGGAAAGAAGAGCATATAGCAACCTTGGGAATGCATACATATTTCTCGGTGAATTTGAGACTGCTTCTGAGTACTACAG GAAGACACTGCTGTTGGCTCGACAGCTTAAAGACAGAGCCGTGGAAGCACAGTCTTGTTACAGCCTTGGAAACACATACACTTTACTTCAAGACTATGAGAAAGCCATTGATTATCATCTGAAGCACTTAGCAATTGCTCGAGAGCTAAACGACAG AATTGGTGAAGGAAGAGCATGTTGGAGCTTAGGAAATGCATACACAGCTCTAGGAAATCATGATCAAGCGATGCATTTTGCTGAAAAGCACTTGGAAATTTCAAGAGAG GTTGGGGATAGAAGTGGTGAACTAACAGCACGACTGAACCTCTCAGATCTTCAAATGGTTCTTGGTCTAAGCTACAGCACCAATAGTTCCATAATGTCTGAAAATATTGAAATTGATAACAGCTTGCATG gtgCACGCCCCAAGTTGGGACGCCGACACAGTATGGAAAATATGGAACTTATGAAATTAACACCAGAAAAG gtACAGAACTGGAACAGTGAAATTCTCGCTAAACAAAAACCTCTTATTGCCAAACCGTCTGCAAAGCTACTCTTTGTCAATAGactgaaagggaaaaaatacaaaactcaTTCCTCCACTAAAGTTCTCCAAGATGCCAGTAATTCCATTGACCACCGAGCTCCAAATTGTCAGAGG AAAATCAGTGCGGAGACTGTCGGAGATGAAGGCTTCTTTGACCTCTTAAGCCGATTTCAAAGCAACAGGATGGATGACCAGAGGTGCTGCTTGCAAGACAAGAACTGCCACACATCTTCAGCAGCAGCTTCTTCCACTCCCCCCAGAATGATGCAAAAAA CTCCATCCGTTTCTGTGGTGTCCCCCAACACAGATGAGTTTTTAGACCTTCTCGCCAGCTCACAGAGCCGCCGACTAGATGACCAGAGGGCTAGCTTCAGTAATTTGCCAGGGCTTCGTCTGACACAGAGTAACACCCAGTCAGTTCTCGACCACCTGCGGACTAAAGGCAGCCAGGAACCCGATGAAGACTTCTTTGACATTCTTGTGAAGTGTCAG GGGTCCAGATTAGATGATCAAAGATGCGCACCACCACCTGCCACCACAAAGGGCCCCACGGTACCAGATGAAGACTTTTTCAGCCTTATTTTACGATCTCAGGCGAAAAGAATGGATGAACAGAGAGTTCTCCTACAAAGAGATCCAAACAGAGACGCTGAATTTGGACTAAAGGACCTTTTGCAAAGTAATGCTCTGCTGGAATTACAAAATCCAGGAAAGTAA